The Canis aureus isolate CA01 chromosome 24, VMU_Caureus_v.1.0, whole genome shotgun sequence nucleotide sequence gtccgatgtgggactcgatcccaggactctggggtcacaacctgagctgaaggcacaagcttaactgctgagccacccaggcgtcctgagctGCTTGTTTCTAATCAACAGCAGGAGACTTGAACCTAAATGAACCACAATGTGTCCCTTTACCACCTGTCTCAATTCCCGCCAAGATGTCCCATGTCCTGCCTCCGATGTAGGTTGCTTTGGTGCCAGGGCCACATCACCACTCACAGGGCAGCTGAGCCCAGCTCCTgactctgagactcagtttccacaCCTGAACACCCCAGGACAGTAACACCTGCCTCATTCCAGGGGGCAGGCAGGCACAGCACCTGCTTGCAGCCAACACGGTGGGCGTCCCGTGTAAACGCCTTCCCAAGGCCGGCTCCAGCCCAGCGTGCAGGAAGGAGGGTGGTGGGGACGGGCCCGTCCGTTTACTTCCAAACCCAAAGCTCGTGGGCCTCTGCCTGCACCCTGCCTGCAAGGTCTCGGGAGCCCCCGCTGACCACAGGGCACAGTCGACACCCAGGAGGCCTCAGAGCAGGCCTGCGGGACCCCAGACCCCAGATGTCCCTGCTCTAGTTCAGGGAAGATGGGGCCTGTGGCTCACCAGACCTGGAGAGGACACAGACCTGCCTCACTCCCCAGCCACAGGGGTCTCAGGGAGGGCAGAGGTCAGCCCCTCCCAGGGAAGAGCCCCTGCTATGTGGCACCTGCCCAGGGTGGAGTGAGTGAGGGACTGGGAGGGGTCAGGGGGGCTCCAGCTGCTGGACCAGGCCTGGAAGTGTGGGCAGCCAGGAAAGCCGTCTGGCACTTTCTCAGAAAGTCGGAGAAGTCGCCATATGGCCCGTAGCACCCCCGGGTGTGGACCTGAAAGAACAAAGAACAGGtgttccaacaaatatttacacgGAAATGTTCACAGCGGCACAGTTCAcagtaggcaaaaaaaaaaaaaaaaaaaaaaaggtagaaacaacccaaatacccACCAACAAACAGATAAGAACGGATAAGATGTGGTCCGGCCACACCGCAGAttattgttcagccataaaaaataaaggacccAGTTGGGCCGAATGCTACAGCTTGGGTCCCTGAGAGCGTGATGCTGAACCGGAGAAGCCAGACGCAGAAGCCCACACGCCGCGTGACCGGATCTCCACGAATGTGCGCgacagagacagaggcggagAGTAGATCTGGTTGCCGGGGTAACTGCCTCACGGCGGGGCTTTCCTCGCCAGGGACGACAACGTCCTGGAACCGGACTCAGGTTCCAAGGTCGCGGAGTGCTGTAAATGTGCTAACACCActgaattgcatttttttttttaagtgttcgcAACCCGGGGTGGGGCTCAGACAGGGCAACGCAGGGGTGTGAGGACGGGCTCCGGAGCGCGGCACCCCGGGCCGGCGGCCCCAGGACACTGCCACGTCTTCTGTGCCGGGGTGGGCGGTTTCACGGTTCCTACAACTTAATTACGAAAGTTTCCGAGCACACAAGACAGTTCGAAAAGTAACCTAATGAGCATCCACGTACCCTCCGCTTAGACTCAACAATCATTaccatgttttctctctccctctctcatttggAAGTAAGTTGTAGACATCACGACATTTCTCCTAAGTATTTCCATGTGTTTCTCCTCAAAATAAGGACAGTGTCCTACATAAccacaaaatcaaaaaaaaaaaaaaaaatcactgtgccTGAGACATTTTCTTTCGAGTAATTCCATAATATCATGTGGTTTCCAGTCTGTATTCAAAAATCCCCAAGTATGGACAGAAAGTCTtgcctgtctttcttttttctttctttcttttctttccttccttccttcctttctttctttctttctttttctttcctcccttcctttcttcctttcttttttctttttctttctcctttctttcttttttttcttttctttctttcttttttctttctttctttcttttcttccttcctttctttttattttcttttctctttctttcttctttatttctttattttctttctttctttctttctttctttctttctttctttctttctttctctttcttctttctttcttctttctttctttctttctcttttttctgtctgaAACCAGGCTTCAATCTAAATTCACTGTTGCAGTTAGTACTGCTCATTAGTCCCTGATCCTCCTCTTTCGTCATGATATTGACTTTTACAAGAACCCAGACACATTATCCTGTATTATGATCCGGTGTGTGATGTGTTGATCCATCCCTGGAGGGCTGTTACCTTCTTCTTGTTCCtcattcttctctccctgcaTTTCCTGTGGTCTGAGAGCAAGATCCAGGGCCTCAGCCGGATTCAGTTCCTCACTGGGGACAGCAGAACCCTGTGTCCCTTCTGTTGCACCACATCTGATGGATGGTCCCAGCCCCACTTGGAGAGATGCAGGTCTGACCCTCCCCTCACTGTATGCTTGAGGCGGCAGCTGGTTTACCCCAAGCCCCGAGCCAGTGATCCAAGCACCCCCTGAACATCCCTGCTGGGAACGGATGACCCCTCCGGTGGGTTGGTGGGTCGAACAAAGGAGATTTTCCAATTCCTTCCCCATTGATTAGCTGGATTCTTCTAAAGGAggtatttctctccctctttctttttgttcaacACCTTACCAATAATTTTCGGTGCTCAAATTGTCCTCAATTTGGTCAGTGGGAGCCCCAAGaagagaatacacattttttcagTCAGctgcacacccagtgtggagcccaacacggggcccgacctcacgaccctgagaccaagacccgagctgagatccagagtcccactgagcctccctggcgccctggaaataaatttttaaaagcagaaggaTGGGCCCCTGAGTCAGGCCCTCTGGGctgttaaaaagcaaaattcaaacatttgaaaatctaattggctttatGAAGTGACTCAGGAATCGGGCAGCATTCGCTCTAGCTGGTAGAGAGGTGCTCCGCCCAGGAgcagaaaaggaaaggtttttaaaggcagagagaagaagaaaaaaaaaaaaaaaagggcagaaagaaggcttttttattttttaagaaatttatggGCATCACTTGCCTTCCTAAGGGGGAAGGTGTCTTTCAGAGGATTGCCTCCGGGACATTCCAGCTTGACAGGTTAAAGGTCTCATTCCAGGGGGATTTGAAACTGCAGTTGGGTTAAGTACTAAATCTTGCTTGACTGACGCCTTAGCATCAGTGGCTCCGTTAGGGCCTCGTGGTTTCCTTCCTGGCAGTGCAAAGGGGCCTCTTCCAGGGGGGCTGGAGAGACACCTGCCACAGCAACAGAAGATGAGGAAAGGGTACGGTCCCAGGCAGGTCAGCAGGCCTCCTCTTAGGGGCACCTACCAAAGCTGGAGCCTCCTGCCACCATCCTGTACACGCctatgcacatgtgcacacgcacacacacacccagctcCAGAGAGGACCCAGCTCCAAACTCGGGCTGAGCAGGGCTGCAGCAGCTTCCCAGGCCGCGGGCAGCACACGGGGCTCCCAGGTTGGCCTCCCGCGGGACCCGAGGCCATTGCACACCTGCAAGTGGTATTCCTGAGGAGTCTTCTCCGGGAAATGCCACCGGCCCCCTGGGTGCATCTCTACGTGTGCTCTCCgtccactgccccccaccccacgccccatCACAGGGGTCCGGACAGAGCAGAGGTGAGGTGGGCTCTCTCCAAAGCCTGCCACACAGACCCTTCCATACACACCTGTCTGGCTTTGGAAAGCCTGCCTTCCCTTTACGTCTCAGCGGAAGAAATTGTTTCCATCCTCTTGTTTGGACACACGTTTGTTGAGCACCTGGCGTGTGTCAGATGTTGCACCAGGCACCGAGCACCCCAGAGAAGGAAGGCTAGAACCTCTGCCCTCCGGGCGGTTCCCCACCTTGCCAGCATATTAGGTTCACCTGGGAGGGCTCCAAATGCCCGGGTCCCAGGGCCCAGCTGCACCGCAGaccgtttatttatttatttttaagaattgattgatcgattgatttgacagagagagggagggagaagcaggcttcctgctgaacagagagccaaatgtggggctcaattccaggaccccaggatcatgacctgagccaaaggcagatgcttaacggactgagccccccaggagccccctgcaGACGGATCTGAGCAAAGCCTGCGGTGCACAAGGAGGGCTGTGGCAGAggctcccaggtgattccaacACAGGGTTGAGCCACCTGCAGAGTAGGgcgaggagagggagaggagaatcaCAGCTGGGCGATGGGGAACGTGAGCTCCAGGAGCACAAGGCGCCCCATCCGGTCTAGGGGCACCATGGAAGGATGCCCGGTGGAAATCCACCCAAGGatatgcttcatttttttaagattatttatttattcatgcacgacagagagagaggggggcagagacacaggcagagggagcagcaggctccacgcagggagcctgatgtgggactcgatcccaggatcccggggtcacgccctgggcccaaggcaggtgctcaaccgctgagccaccccggcgtcccaagGATATgctttaataataaattctagCGCAGTGATACCAGCTTGACAAAACGGAGGGGGATAGGCATAGATACGTGGGCATCCTACACACAACTTCCTTATCTGCCCACTTCCTGTTGCATCAATCAGCTCCTTGGAAATCTCAAAGTCTGGCCTTTAGCAGAGCTGGTTCAGGGACCCTGTGCCCTTGAGCCGGGGTTGCCCTGAGCGATGCTGGAGCGCCATCTAGAGGCCGGGGGCGACCtcaggtcccgctgaggcccaggtgggtcccaCCAGGTGGGCGCAGGGGGTCCCCAGCCCTGCTGCAGGGGGGAGGCCCGGGGAGAGCGTGAGCACGAGGACACAGCTGGGCACAGGGACTCACCCCACGTACCTCATCAACTTGGGAATAATCATATGAAAAACCGTGCGACTTGACTACAGTCAGAAACTGCCACCAATGACATTGTTTAAGAAAACACAGTGTGTGAGTGGAAGTCTGGGTCGCAGGCCCTCTcagatgcttttatttctgtgtttgtcCTTTAGCTTTTCTTGAAGATCATGACAAGAGAAGCCTTGGGAAATCTGCGTTTGTCCAGAAAGACACAGGAGAAGCTCCTTGAGAATATGCATCGGGGAGGGGCCTGGATCCTGGGCTgccatcccccacccccgccctcccgtCCCCCGTCCCCAGAACAGATGCTGGGTCTGCCCGGGCCCAGCTCCCTCCAGGGAGGATCCTGTGAGGCTGGCCCTATAGATGAGGAGGGACCCAGGGGCCCACCTTGTAGGAAGCCTTGTGGGGAGCCTTGACCTCTGGCGGGACACAGCCACGCTGAGGCCACCTCACCTAGCTCACCAATGCCTGGCGGTGTCCCGGTCAGTCCACTGCCAGGGCTCCCCATCCGCTGGGCCCCAACCAAAGGCCCAGGCCTGAGGCTGGGATGATGGGCCCATGCGGGGTGGTCGAGAGCAGAGACCAAGTCCAGAGGAGCCCCCAGAAATGAGGGCGCACCCTTTGTGGATGTCGGGAGTTCAGAGTCAACGTGAAAGGACGCTCTACGTGTGTCCTGCTGTTGACCGTTACCGTGGATACAGCAAAGCCACCCCTTCCAGGGGCACCACGATGTCTTAGGATTTAAAATTTCAGACTTGGCTTATCACAGACCTTGCAAGGATGGAAACCaacaccaaccccccccccaaaaaaaatatagCCACCCTCGAAACACCCTCACTGACACTAGGGTTTAGCTCCCAGGACGACCACCGGGGCCCTGATGGTAAAGCAGGCTGTGTCACCTGAACGAGGTGAACGCACGACGTGTCACCCCCGGAGAGACGTCCTGGGCCGCCTGGGCCACAGCCTGCACACGGGCCCGCCTCCTTATTCCCTCAGCACCAGCCCTCCTAGAACATGTGCCAGGGCAGACCCCAACTTTGCAGAGTCCCCGACGGGCAGGTTATCGAAAGCAGTTTGATGTTTGCAGACATGTAAGCAGGACAACTTGCATCACGGGCCAAAAGTCTGTGCCCTCAGGCCCGCCAGGGACGAGCATCACCTGGTGGACTCAGAGCCcggagaagggggtggggagggagggccctGGCACCCCAACCCCGCCCCAGCTGCCCCGAGGGAAGCGGAGGCGGCCGGCGATCTTCCTGGCactgccccccttcccccagctcccGGACGGCGCCCTGCCCAGCACTCCCCGTCCCCTCTGGCCCGCCTCACCCCTCCGCACCCGGTGCCCAGGCAGCTGAGGGCACAACCGTCCAGGCGGGGAGGGCACGGGCACCAGTGTCCCCTGACGTGGGGCCGAcaacccccctacccccccacccggCAACATAAATCCAACAGACCTTTTCTAAAttgttaaagaggaaaaaaaaaagacatttattggAGCCCGAGTGGGGACAGCTGCCCCGGACACTCCAGCTCCGCAAAGCAAAGCGTGCTCCTGGGATGGAACATCTGGCGCAGGGTCACCTAGGTCTCCTACATAAGGAGCTACGCACAAACCGTTGAGACAAAGGACATTCCTGAAAGGTGCAGGTGTTTATCTTATGTTTCCAGTGTGTGTGAGGTTCTGTGACTTTCATCTTTATAGGAACTAGGGaggtgtggttttttttcttatctttatacGGGGAATGCTCCTTGTtgggtattatatatatatatttttttaatttattattattttttaaatgaggccaGTGTACACCGTGGGCTCGGGGCAGAAATCGTGGCCCTGCTTTGAAAAGTTTTGCCGGGTCATTTTGACCTTGAAAGTACAGCTTCCCCGGGCGCCAAGGAGCAGGGCGGACGAACGCTAAAAGGTGACGGTTCCCTCCATCGCCCCTAGACGGCCTTTGGCGCGGATCCGCTCCTGAGTGATTCCCTCCGGCCTCGGGAGTGGGGACGCTCCGGGATGCCAGCTTCCAGGACCTCTCGGAGCCGGGGACGGTGGCAGGGGCTCCCCGGGGGTGTCCTCTGCATGCCCCGGGCGGCCCGGCTCCTGCTACTGGGCGCAGCACCTGGCCGGCCCCGCGGGCACCCCGCTCCGAGCCAGCCCGGCCTCCCCCCTCTGCGGCCGGCCCTGCTTCCCCTCTTCTCTCCGCAGCAGTTCCCGGGCTGTGGAGGGTCAGGACTGCGGTCTGGGAGGGAAGGACCCCGCCCAGCAGCccagggacaccccccccccgccgagCTGCCCTTCACCCAGAGCCACGAAGTTGGGGCCCCTGGCAATCGTGCTCACCCTGGGCCCCTGGAGACCTCCAGTCTGGTCCCCCGACCCCACAAAGCAGCCCGAGGGATGACgtcccccaccccggccctccTGGGGGCCCCGCCGCTCACCTAGAGCGCTGAAGACCTCGGTCACCTGGTGGTTTAGCTTGGCGGAGGCCTCCATGAACAGCAGCCTCTTGCTCTCTGCAAACTCTTTCCCTTCCTGCGGGGACAGCAACCGAATTCCCGCTGTGGACAAACCACGCTTTCCGGGGACACTCGGTGGCCTTCTACGACCCAAGAACCAGTGACAGGCCCTGGCGCTGCGTTTTGGTGCTCCTGGAGGGGCCCGGCCGGGAAGCGGGGAggtcctccccctcctccagcagGTGGGCCCCCCGCAGCAGAGCCCAGCACCCGCGACCCCCCAGGGGCTCCCTGTCTCCACCCCCTGGCACCTGTGGGCTGTGACGTGGGGAAAACCAGGTGAGAAGGGAGGAacaggggaagggaagcaggAGAGGCCCCGATGGGAGCCCGCCTGCTGGGGGGCCCTGCTCGGGTTCCGCACGGGTTAGTGCTGCGGGGGGGTCGGGGGGACCCTGATCAAGTCTGAGCAGGGTGTGTCCGCGGGGTATCGGCCCGAAGGCCACCCCATTGGGTCGTGGTTCTGTGTTGAGGCAAACGTGAGCGTGGGGAAGGCCGGGCGAGGGCGCACGTCCACTTGCGGTAGTTGTGTTGCGGCGCTTTTCCTAATTGTGAAACTATCGTAAAATGAGAGCCAAGAGCGTAATGCAGACGCTGTGCCGCAGGTGAGCCTTGTCCCTGCCGGCCCCCCAGGGCTGGGTGCCCgtgtcccccccccgccccccaaggccTGCCAGGGCTTGGAGGGAGCTCGGATAGAGAAGAGGCCCGGGCGGTGGCCCCGGGGCCGGGGGTCGGCAGCGCCGGCCTCGGGGGGCCTGTGCCTGAGACCCCGCCACCAGGCCTCCCCCACGGAGGGCGGGCTCAGCACAGGGTGGGGTGCCGCCGCCGAGGCCCCTCACACCCCTGCCTCCCAGcggtccccccgccccgccgaccTGACCTCCCCATACTCCTTCCACATCTCCCGTCCTGCCCCAGCCCACGGGACTCCTCCAAGGACCCCCGCTGGCCCCCACATGATGGCCCATCCCTAACGCCACCCGCCAGGGTCGCTGCCCGGGAGAGCATGCGCCTTCTCACTGCGGCGGGGAGCTCCCACCCTGCAGcccaccccgcgccccccgccctgccctcctGGCAGCACGCTCCGCTCCACGCGCCCTCCCTCCCCTCGGGCCCTCCTGGCGCCTTTCCTGATGCGGCCGCACATACACGCacgcgtgcacgcacacacatgccgCACACCCTCAATACACACACCAGCACACGCTCCTAGGTACACACAcacctcctacacacacacacacctgcacccTCTTATGTACACACCTCCTACACACacgcacctgcacacacacacctcctacACACACATCTTCTATACACAGGCACACACCTACCCACACACATCTTCTATGCACAGGCACATGCCTACCCACACACATACCTACATACCTTACTCTGCACACACCCTCTTATATACACATACCTCccgcacacacacagacccacGCACATACCtcctatgtacacacacacacccctcctgcACACACGCTGACACCCTTGCTCACAGCTCCGACTTCCCATAGCACTCTATGTGCATCTCCGCAGCATTTATTCTGTCTTTGGTCTATTTACAGAAGAACTACAGCTTTATTTTCTATTCCTCACTCAGTTCCTGGCAAGGAAATTTGGATTTACTCACCTGTCCCTTTATCAATAATTTGTTGAGCACAAAGACAAAGATCTGAAAACCACACAACTCTGCTTGGGAGAGCAGGGTAGGAAGGGCCATGGTGTCCCGGTGAGCCTGGGTCACCAGGCCGGGGCACTCGCAGGCTGGCCACAGGCGTCTCCCCACTCCCTGGCAGACAGGCCAGGGGCTGGACCCCCTGCCAGCTCTCAGGAGGGCTGGACTGGGGGTGCGCACAGTCCTCCACACGGGGGAATAGCCACCTGTAGACCTGATTTTCCAGGAAAGACCAGAAATCTTTGCCCAAAAGGGAAGTACACGTGTTTGTGAGTGTGGATGCAAGTGTGTGTGACAGGCATGTGTGGGCGTGCATGCACTTTGGCGGGGGACAAGGAACGGGTGTGCATATGAGTGGACACGTGTGCTTTGGGGTCACCCCCCCTCCCCTCGGGAACAAAACCACCCAGCCTGGACGACGGCTACCTGGAAGGTCACCTCCCGCTGCTCGCCGAGGTCTGTCTTGTTCCCGACCAgcatcaccaccacctccccagcGGGGACCTGCCGCTCGAGGTCCTGCAGCCACTGCTGGGCCTTGCAGAAGGAATCCTGGCGGGCGGCAAAGCTCAGCGTCAGACTCGCGCGGGGCTTCACCAGCTACGCCGGCAAACAGGCAGGTGTCGACAGCCGCACGCATGTGCTCCAACGGGCATGCGACAGGCCGTGCGACAGCCCCCGCCGGGGACTCGcctccagggccctgggccaCGCCGCAGCTCCATCTCCCCTAACAGGGCCGGAGTCTGGAGGCTGCGGGTTGTTTGGGGTCAGACTCCAAGCTCCCGGAGCCCTCACTCCCAGAACCCCCCAGGACCACCTAGTGCTGGGGAGTCTGGGCAAGTGGCTATTGCTGGCTCCTGACTGGGGGACCCTGCGGGGATCCTCGCCCTGCAGCTGAGCTGCTCCAGGGGGCGGCCTCCCTCGCTGCCAGCCTGGTGTCCTGCTGGCCCcgcctccaccctccacccccaacccccagcctgggctctctccctgctcccctgccctccctcctccccacccccaccccaccaggctAATCCctgctcccccttcctctcctgcaggaagcacccccaccccaggctgaacCTATCAACTCCCACAGGACTCTGCTCCACCGCTCCTGCTCTAGGTCCCTGCTCACTCGTACTCAGCATCTACCCGGATGCACAGCCAGGACCCAATTCCACAGGCACCCAAGGAATCGTGAGTGATGGGTGGTGGTGCACTATGCAGGGTGTTCTGAGAGCGCCGTGGAGGGGCACACACTCAACCGTGTGGCTGTAGGAGCAGGAGTtatcagggagggcttcctggaggaagtgaccgACTTCCATGAACACATTTTCTACTGGTCGTGGCGGTTTCGCCACAAAGCACCAGCACGGGCTGGCCACAGAAGGCCTCCAGGAGACAGCATCCCCGTGCCCGGTGCCCGAGAGCACAGAAAGCTTGCAaaggagggtgggtggggacaCGCCTGAGGCGAGCCTTACCTTCCTGGTGATGTCGTATACCAAGAGCGCGGCGTTGGCGCCCCGGAAGTACAGGTGGCAGATGCTGTGGTACTTCTCCTGGCCGGCCGTGTCCCAGATCTCAAACTTCAGAGACACGGCACCCAGCTCCACCACCTTTGTGAAGAACGCACCTAAACGGGAGCCCGGGGAAGGGGACCGTCACCCAGGGGCATGGGGGCCCGGGGGGCACGGGCTTCCTCTGCACCTCGGGCTGGGCCCTCGTGAGCCCCGGGCTCTGCAAACGCGTCAGAGGGGCGTCAGCAAACCCCGCTTCTGGAAGACGGTGGTTCCCGCAAGAAGCAAAGTGTCACAAGCAACTTGCTGCAGACCCGTTGTAGGTTCTGCGGAGGCTTCGGGTGGGAAGAGGAACTCCCGGGCCCCAACACAAAATCCCCCGGACCACGGGACGTGGAGGGGGCCTCTGACAACCACGGGTCCCGCGTGTCCCCGCGGGCTTCCAGAGATGCAGCTGAGCCCCGGGGGCCTCTAGAACCATCCACACCCCTGCCCCATCGGCCTCTCAGAGGCCAGACCAACCGTGCAGGGAGGTGCTCACCGTCACCCCGGCTCCCCCCCAActccctcctgcatcctgctaACCTTCTGGCCTCGTGGACCCTCTCCCTGCCAACCTCCCTTCTCCACGGTCCCTGCTTGGCATCACTCGTCCTCCCACCTATCTGCTGCCTCCAAGGGTGGCCGCTGGGCCCCCGCTCCCTTCCAAGGACCCGTCTCTGGCAGCCTCTGGGCACTCCTCGCACACCCAATGGCACACGTAGACTTCTGTGTTCTCACCTGTCGCCCCCGGGGCCACCCCTTGGAGGGTGCTTGGACTCGTTCCCACCCCTGCTTAATAAGTACATGCAGGGaggcccctgggggctcagcatctgcccttggcccagggcgtgatccccgggtcccaggatcaagtcccgcatcgggcttcccgcatggagcctgcttctccctctgcctatgtctgtgcctctctcagagaataaataaataaaatctttaaaaagagagagagagagagagagagagtataaacAGTCCCGGTTGGAGGGAGCGTGAAATGGATACAGCGCCTCTCGGGCCCCCCAGGGCTTCAgccagggaggctgagcaggaAGGTGATGGTGGCCGCTGGGCTGCCTCGCCCTCCCCACGCGGGGCGGCCACCAACCAGCAAATACGCACTCGAGCACTAGATGTCACCATTTCTCCAAAAGACGTCACTAGGGCCCTGAGGCCCTGGGAAATGGACCAGATTCCCCGGGCTCTGgcccctggggaccccagggCGAGGGGTCTGTGGGGAGCCCAGCGGGGCCTTGGGGAGCTCCCTGTGGCTCCGGCCCCCGCGCCGCTCGCAGCACTCTGCTTGGAGCTTTCACCTCCCCTGCTGGGCCCTCGGCTGCCGTGGGACCGGGGCCTCCGTGGTGGCCGGGGGTGGCTGGGCTTGGCCGGGAGTTCCAAGGCTTCCCTGGTGTCCCCCAGCAGGCTGACCCCCAGGAGGCCGCGCTCACTTGGGACTCCCACTCTGGCCCTGCGTCGGGGACACGGGGTGGTCTGTCCCAATTATGACTCTGACTCCGGCACCCCCGGCTGGACGGGGTCGTGCCCCGAGGCGGCTGGAACACCGTCCTGGCTCACGCACTGTTCTGGAGGGCAGAGCCCAGGGCCTGCGCAGTCCTCGGCTGCGGGGCCACCGCACAGGGTCTCCAACGGACCCAGACCCCCTGGCGGGGACCCAGCGACCCCCACCCTCCTGAAGGCCGGACTTAGCTTGAAGGC carries:
- the RAB17 gene encoding ras-related protein Rab-17 isoform X2, encoding MAQAGGVPCPGAAPGQPCVFKLVLLGSGSVGKSSLALRYVKNDFKSILPTVGCAFFTKVVELGAVSLKFEIWDTAGQEKYHSICHLYFRGANAALLVYDITRKDSFCKAQQWLQDLERQVPAGEVVVMLVGNKTDLGEQREVTFQEGKEFAESKRLLFMEASAKLNHQVTEVFSALARELLRREEGKQGRPQRGEAGLARSGVPAGPARCCAQ
- the RAB17 gene encoding ras-related protein Rab-17 isoform X1 gives rise to the protein MAQAGGVPCPGAAPGQPCVFKLVLLGSGSVGKSSLALRYVKNDFKSILPTVGCAFFTKVVELGAVSLKFEIWDTAGQEKYHSICHLYFRGANAALLVYDITRKDSFCKAQQWLQDLERQVPAGEVVVMLVGNKTDLGEQREVTFQEGKEFAESKRLLFMEASAKLNHQVTEVFSALGPHPGVLRAIWRLLRLSEKVPDGFPGCPHFQAWSSSWSPPDPSQSLTHSTLGRCHIAGALPWEGLTSALPETPVAGE